In Archangium violaceum, the following are encoded in one genomic region:
- a CDS encoding sigma-54-dependent Fis family transcriptional regulator, whose translation MRARDLRIEALLEVDARQGVRFAGERALILDAVALGMLRKQLVEMLGLAGARAVLTRFGFAHGWRMAEAMRTGFDWESESEWRAAGGLIHTLQGLLRVRLEDSDPLAPRGVTVEDSYEAEQHLLHLGRAEAPSCWTQCGFASGYMSLVAGRPIYVLEDRCVARGDAACHFAGRTLEEWGSQLEEHLPYFQGEVLDASLHQVASALKRTERKLRERARALEQVVGEAEGPGGLVARGVEMRRVVDLARRAARSEATVLVIGESGTGKERVARLVHEESARSAGPLVAISCAALTESLLEAELFGHARGAFTGATHERPGLLEAAAGGTLFLDEIGEMPLGMQAKLLRALQEREVRRVGENHHRPIDVRVVAATNRPLAEEVAAGRFRKDLYYRLRVVELMVPPLRERREDILPLAQVFLVDAARRVGRPAPSLGTDVADQLQRHDWPGNVRELRNAMERAVALSRGTRIELEDLPEDVRVALPVPALVGEVRTLEALEREYILAVLARNGGNRTRTAQDLGIGATTLYRKLKSYDRVTRRRKR comes from the coding sequence ATGAGAGCCAGAGACCTGCGCATCGAGGCGCTGTTGGAGGTGGATGCACGGCAGGGCGTCCGCTTCGCGGGCGAGCGGGCGCTCATCCTGGACGCGGTGGCGCTCGGGATGCTGCGCAAGCAATTGGTGGAGATGTTGGGGCTGGCGGGAGCGCGGGCGGTGCTGACGCGCTTCGGTTTCGCTCACGGCTGGCGCATGGCGGAGGCGATGCGCACGGGTTTCGACTGGGAGAGCGAGAGCGAGTGGCGCGCCGCCGGAGGACTCATCCACACCCTTCAGGGCCTGCTCCGCGTCCGGTTGGAGGACAGCGATCCGCTGGCGCCCCGGGGCGTCACCGTCGAGGACTCGTACGAGGCGGAGCAGCACCTGCTGCACCTGGGGCGAGCGGAGGCGCCCTCGTGTTGGACACAGTGCGGCTTCGCCAGTGGCTACATGAGCCTCGTGGCGGGCCGGCCGATCTACGTCCTGGAGGACCGGTGCGTGGCGAGGGGGGATGCGGCCTGTCACTTCGCGGGACGGACGCTGGAGGAGTGGGGGAGCCAGTTGGAGGAGCACCTGCCGTACTTCCAGGGCGAGGTGCTGGACGCCTCGCTGCACCAGGTGGCGAGCGCCCTCAAGCGCACGGAGCGCAAGCTGCGCGAGCGGGCACGGGCGCTGGAGCAGGTGGTGGGCGAGGCGGAGGGACCCGGAGGGCTGGTGGCGCGCGGGGTGGAGATGCGGCGCGTGGTGGACCTGGCGAGGCGGGCGGCGAGGAGCGAGGCCACGGTGCTCGTCATCGGGGAGAGTGGCACGGGCAAGGAGCGCGTGGCGAGGCTGGTGCATGAAGAGTCGGCGCGCTCGGCGGGGCCGCTGGTGGCCATCAGCTGCGCGGCGCTCACGGAGTCGCTGTTGGAGGCGGAGCTGTTCGGCCATGCGCGAGGGGCCTTCACGGGGGCGACGCACGAGCGCCCGGGGTTGCTGGAGGCGGCGGCGGGCGGGACGCTCTTCCTGGACGAGATAGGGGAGATGCCGCTGGGGATGCAGGCGAAGCTGCTGCGCGCGTTGCAGGAGCGCGAGGTGCGGCGGGTGGGGGAGAACCACCACCGTCCCATCGACGTGCGAGTGGTGGCGGCGACGAACCGGCCGCTGGCGGAGGAGGTGGCGGCGGGGCGCTTCCGCAAGGACCTCTATTACCGGCTGCGCGTGGTGGAGCTGATGGTGCCCCCGTTGCGCGAGCGGCGCGAGGACATCCTTCCGCTGGCGCAGGTGTTCCTGGTGGACGCGGCGAGGCGGGTGGGGCGCCCGGCGCCGAGCCTGGGGACGGACGTGGCGGACCAGCTGCAGCGCCATGACTGGCCGGGCAACGTGCGCGAGCTGCGCAACGCGATGGAGCGCGCGGTGGCGCTCTCTCGGGGGACACGTATCGAGCTGGAGGACCTGCCCGAGGACGTGCGGGTCGCGCTCCCCGTGCCCGCGCTGGTGGGGGAGGTGCGCACGCTGGAGGCGCTGGAGCGCGAGTACATCCTCGCGGTACTCGCGAGGAACGGGGGCAACCGGACGCGCACGGCGCAGGACCTGGGAATCGGCGCGACCACGCTCTACCGCAAGCTCAAGAGCTACGACCGCGTGACGCGCCGCCGCAAGCGGTGA